The following proteins are co-located in the Pedobacter sp. FW305-3-2-15-E-R2A2 genome:
- the rplR gene encoding 50S ribosomal protein L18 codes for MAGKKLSRRDRIKKGIRKRLTGSESRPRLSVYRSNKGIYAQIINDVTGNTIVSASSLSKDFSGTGNKSEQSVAVGKLVAEKALAAGVKEVVFDRNGYLYHGRVKSLAEGAREAGLVF; via the coding sequence ATGGCAGGAAAAAAATTATCTCGTAGAGATCGTATAAAAAAAGGAATCAGAAAAAGATTAACAGGTTCTGAAAGCCGTCCACGTCTATCGGTATATAGAAGCAATAAAGGAATTTATGCTCAAATCATTAACGACGTAACCGGTAATACAATTGTATCAGCTTCGTCTTTATCAAAAGACTTTTCTGGAACTGGAAACAAATCTGAACAATCAGTAGCAGTGGGTAAGTTAGTAGCTGAAAAAGCACTTGCAGCTGGTGTTAAAGAAGTAGTTTTCGATAGAAATGGCTATTTGTACCATGGACGTGTTAAATCGTTGGCAGAAGGTGCTCGCGAAGCTGGTTTAGTATTTTAA
- the rpmC gene encoding 50S ribosomal protein L29 produces the protein MKNSEITGLSQEELVARIAEETENLVKLRFAHTISAIENPTRIKKVRRDIARLNTEVTKRKAQSATETK, from the coding sequence ATGAAGAACTCAGAAATCACAGGGCTTTCACAAGAAGAACTAGTAGCCAGGATTGCAGAAGAAACTGAAAACTTAGTAAAGTTAAGATTTGCACATACAATTTCGGCTATAGAGAATCCTACCCGTATCAAAAAGGTAAGAAGGGATATTGCCCGATTAAACACTGAAGTGACTAAGCGTAAAGCTCAGTCTGCTACTGAAACTAAATAA
- the rplX gene encoding 50S ribosomal protein L24, with protein MKNKVTTPKIKIRKGDLVKVIAGDSKGQQGTVLSVLITKSRILVEGVNLVSKHTKPNAATPNGGIIKKEAALHISNVALVDPKTGATTRVGRKLNADGKLVRVSKKSGEEIK; from the coding sequence ATGAAAAATAAAGTAACTACACCAAAGATAAAAATCCGTAAAGGAGATTTAGTTAAGGTAATCGCTGGCGATTCAAAAGGCCAACAAGGAACAGTACTTTCTGTATTAATTACAAAAAGCAGAATCCTTGTAGAAGGTGTTAACCTTGTATCAAAACATACAAAACCTAATGCTGCTACTCCAAACGGAGGTATCATTAAAAAAGAGGCTGCTCTTCATATTTCTAACGTAGCATTAGTTGATCCTAAAACAGGTGCAACTACTCGCGTTGGCAGAAAGCTTAATGCTGATGGGAAATTAGTTAGGGTTAGTAAAAAATCAGGAGAGGAGATCAAATAA
- the rpsK gene encoding 30S ribosomal protein S11 → MAKSKKVTKKRIVVIEPVGQAHINATFNNIIVTLTNNNGQTISWSSAGKMGFKGSKKNTPYAAGQAASDCGKVAFDLGLRKVEVFVKGPGSGRESAIRTLQISGIEVTSIKDITPLPHNGCRPPKKRRV, encoded by the coding sequence ATGGCTAAGAGTAAAAAAGTTACCAAAAAGCGTATTGTTGTTATTGAGCCTGTTGGTCAGGCGCACATCAATGCTACTTTTAACAATATCATTGTTACTTTAACAAATAACAACGGTCAAACTATTTCATGGTCTTCTGCAGGTAAAATGGGATTCAAGGGTTCTAAAAAGAACACTCCTTATGCAGCAGGTCAGGCTGCATCAGATTGCGGTAAAGTAGCATTTGATTTAGGTCTGCGTAAAGTAGAAGTTTTTGTTAAAGGTCCAGGTTCAGGTCGTGAGTCTGCAATTAGAACATTGCAAATCTCAGGTATCGAAGTAACCTCTATCAAAGATATCACCCCGCTTCCGCACAACGGATGTCGTCCTCCTAAGAAGAGAAGAGTTTAA
- the rpsQ gene encoding 30S ribosomal protein S17 codes for MERQLRKTRTGLVVSNKMDKSVVVAVERKVKHPIYGKFVKKTTKFMAHDEKNDCGIGDTVLIMETRPLSKNKNWRLVEILERAK; via the coding sequence ATGGAAAGACAATTAAGAAAAACAAGAACCGGGTTGGTAGTAAGCAACAAAATGGATAAGTCTGTTGTTGTAGCGGTAGAACGTAAAGTGAAACACCCGATCTATGGTAAGTTTGTTAAGAAAACTACCAAATTTATGGCTCATGACGAGAAAAACGATTGCGGTATTGGTGATACAGTACTGATCATGGAGACTCGTCCGCTGAGTAAAAACAAGAACTGGAGATTAGTTGAAATTTTAGAAAGGGCTAAATAA
- the rplQ gene encoding 50S ribosomal protein L17, with amino-acid sequence MRHGKKVNHLGRTDSHRKAMLANMASSLIKHKRISTTLAKAKALRMYVEPLLTKSKTDTTHSRRIVFGYLQDKETVTELFRDVAAKIANRPGGYTRIIKLNNRLGDNAEMALIELVDYNEVYGKEAESAEKKTTRRGRTKAKKADAPKAEKAEVVAEEAPATEEAAPAAEAKSEDKGE; translated from the coding sequence ATGAGACACGGTAAAAAAGTAAACCACTTAGGAAGAACAGATTCACATCGTAAGGCGATGTTGGCTAACATGGCTTCATCGTTAATTAAACACAAAAGAATTTCAACTACTTTAGCTAAAGCAAAAGCTTTACGTATGTATGTTGAGCCTCTTTTGACTAAATCTAAAACTGATACTACTCACTCACGTCGTATCGTTTTCGGTTACTTACAAGATAAAGAAACTGTTACTGAATTGTTCCGTGATGTTGCAGCTAAAATTGCTAACCGTCCGGGTGGTTACACAAGGATCATTAAATTAAACAATCGTCTTGGTGATAACGCGGAGATGGCTTTAATTGAATTGGTTGATTACAATGAAGTTTACGGTAAAGAAGCTGAATCTGCTGAGAAGAAAACTACACGTCGTGGTAGAACCAAAGCTAAAAAAGCTGATGCTCCTAAAGCTGAGAAAGCTGAAGTTGTTGCAGAAGAAGCTCCGGCTACTGAAGAAGCAGCACCTGCAGCTGAAGCAAAATCTGAAGATAAAGGCGAATAA
- the map gene encoding type I methionyl aminopeptidase, which produces MSKIYYKSPEEIELIRESSLLVSKTLAEVAKVIGPGITTKKLNDLAETFIKDHGAIPAFLNYNGFPYSLCISPNEQVVHGFPGEYVIQDGDLISVDCGVILNKFFGDSAYTFSIGEISAEKQKLVDVTKECLRLAIEKAVVGSRIGDVGYAVQAHAEANGFGVVKELVGHGVGVQLHEKPEVPNYGKRGSGIKLEEGMVIAIEPMINAGTAGVKFWSDGWTVTSKDNRPSAHFEHTVAVKKGNADVLSTFSVIEEVLNKKK; this is translated from the coding sequence ATGTCTAAGATCTATTACAAATCTCCGGAGGAGATCGAGTTAATCAGAGAGAGTTCTTTACTCGTATCTAAAACCTTAGCTGAAGTAGCTAAAGTAATTGGTCCGGGCATCACGACAAAAAAACTGAATGACCTGGCTGAAACGTTTATTAAAGACCACGGAGCAATCCCTGCTTTTTTAAACTATAACGGCTTCCCGTATTCACTGTGTATTTCGCCTAATGAGCAGGTTGTTCATGGCTTTCCTGGTGAGTATGTGATACAGGACGGGGATTTAATCTCTGTAGACTGTGGGGTCATTCTAAACAAGTTCTTCGGTGACTCCGCATATACGTTCTCCATTGGAGAGATATCTGCGGAGAAACAGAAACTGGTTGACGTGACAAAAGAATGCTTAAGGCTTGCGATTGAGAAGGCCGTTGTAGGTTCAAGGATCGGAGACGTAGGCTATGCTGTACAGGCGCATGCGGAGGCGAATGGATTTGGTGTGGTGAAAGAATTAGTGGGTCACGGAGTCGGAGTCCAGTTACATGAAAAACCTGAGGTGCCAAATTATGGTAAACGCGGGAGTGGAATTAAACTGGAGGAGGGAATGGTGATCGCTATTGAGCCAATGATCAATGCAGGTACAGCTGGTGTAAAGTTCTGGTCTGACGGCTGGACAGTAACCAGTAAGGACAATAGGCCATCTGCTCATTTTGAGCATACAGTGGCAGTTAAAAAGGGTAATGCAGACGTTTTATCGACCTTTTCAGTAATTGAAGAAGTTTTAAATAAAAAAAAGTAA
- the rplF gene encoding 50S ribosomal protein L6, whose protein sequence is MSRIGKAPINVPAGVTITVAKDNLVTVKGPKGELTQAVDSDITVSQEDGVLTVTRPSEQKRHKALHGLYRSLLNNMVIGVTEGYKISQELVGVGYRATNTGNTLDLVLGYSHHYVFQLPEEIKVTTTSEKGQTPKIILESIDKQLIGQVAAKIRSLRTPEPYKGKGIKFVGEVLRRKAGKSASKK, encoded by the coding sequence ATGTCAAGAATAGGAAAAGCCCCAATTAATGTACCCGCAGGTGTAACGATTACCGTAGCTAAAGATAACTTAGTAACTGTAAAAGGACCTAAAGGAGAATTGACTCAAGCAGTTGATTCTGATATCACTGTAAGTCAGGAAGACGGAGTATTAACTGTAACCCGTCCCTCAGAGCAGAAAAGACACAAAGCATTGCACGGTTTATACCGTTCATTGTTAAACAATATGGTTATTGGTGTAACAGAAGGATACAAAATTTCTCAGGAATTAGTAGGTGTTGGTTACCGTGCTACAAACACAGGAAACACATTAGACTTAGTTCTGGGTTATTCTCACCACTATGTATTCCAATTGCCGGAAGAAATTAAAGTAACAACAACATCTGAAAAAGGTCAGACTCCTAAAATCATTTTAGAAAGTATTGACAAACAATTGATCGGACAAGTAGCAGCGAAAATCCGCTCGTTACGTACTCCTGAGCCATATAAAGGTAAAGGTATCAAGTTTGTAGGTGAAGTGTTAAGAAGAAAAGCAGGTAAATCAGCTTCTAAAAAATAA
- the rpsD gene encoding 30S ribosomal protein S4: MARYTGPKSKIARKFREPIFGPDKVLDRKNYPPGQHGASKRRGKQSEYAVQLMEKQKVKYTYGVLERQFRNLFTKASSREGITGDNLLQLLEARLDNTVYRLGIATTRSAARQLVSHKHVTVNGEVVNIPSYQLKAGDVVAVREKSKTLEAITNSVAGRVINKFNWLDWNASELTGKFLTYPNRDEIPENIKENLIVELYSK; the protein is encoded by the coding sequence ATGGCAAGATATACAGGACCAAAGTCCAAAATAGCCCGTAAATTCAGAGAGCCAATTTTCGGCCCTGATAAGGTTTTAGATAGAAAAAATTATCCTCCTGGACAGCACGGTGCTTCCAAAAGAAGAGGAAAACAATCCGAGTACGCAGTACAGTTAATGGAAAAACAGAAAGTTAAATATACTTATGGTGTATTAGAACGTCAGTTCCGTAATTTGTTCACAAAAGCATCTTCACGTGAAGGTATCACTGGTGACAACTTACTGCAATTATTAGAAGCTCGTTTAGATAACACAGTATACAGATTAGGTATTGCTACAACACGTTCAGCTGCCCGTCAGTTAGTTAGCCATAAACACGTAACAGTTAACGGTGAAGTAGTAAATATCCCTTCATATCAATTAAAAGCTGGTGATGTTGTTGCAGTTCGCGAAAAGTCTAAGACTTTAGAAGCGATTACAAATTCAGTAGCAGGCAGAGTAATCAATAAATTCAATTGGTTAGACTGGAATGCAAGTGAATTGACAGGTAAGTTCTTAACTTATCCTAACCGTGATGAGATCCCAGAAAATATCAAAGAGAACCTTATAGTAGAGTTATACTCTAAGTAA
- the infA gene encoding translation initiation factor IF-1, with protein sequence MAKQASIEQDGVIREALSNAMFRVELENGHEIIAHISGKMRMHYIKILPGDKVKLEMSPYDLSKGRITYRYK encoded by the coding sequence ATGGCTAAACAAGCCTCAATTGAGCAAGACGGTGTAATAAGGGAAGCATTATCCAATGCCATGTTCCGGGTGGAACTAGAGAATGGTCATGAGATAATTGCTCATATTTCAGGTAAGATGAGGATGCACTACATCAAGATTCTTCCTGGAGACAAAGTCAAATTAGAGATGTCGCCTTACGATTTATCAAAGGGCAGGATTACTTATAGATATAAATAA
- a CDS encoding DNA-directed RNA polymerase subunit alpha, with translation MAILAFQKPDKVIMQKSTDFDGIFEFRPLEPGFGVTIGNALRRILLSSLEGYAITSIRFSGVSHEFSTMKGVVEDLTEIILNLKQVRFKKVGDSGDSEKVFILVNGQDQFTAGDITKFSNNFEVLNPDFVICNMEKTVTLEVELTINKGRGYVPAEENKINDAVVGVIAIDSIFTPMKNVKYSIENYRVEQKTDYEKLILDISTDGSIHPEEALKEAAKILIQHFMLFSDENLVLESQAKEETKEVDEEILHMRKILKTELVDLDLSVRALNCLKAADIRTLADLVSYDVADMLKFRNFGKKSLTEIQELVKSKSLSFGMNLSKFKLDEE, from the coding sequence ATGGCAATTTTAGCATTTCAGAAACCCGATAAGGTAATCATGCAGAAATCAACAGATTTCGATGGTATATTTGAATTTCGTCCTTTAGAGCCCGGTTTCGGTGTAACAATTGGTAACGCCCTAAGAAGAATTTTACTTTCTTCATTAGAAGGTTATGCCATTACAAGTATTCGTTTTTCTGGCGTATCTCACGAGTTTTCTACAATGAAAGGTGTTGTAGAAGATTTGACGGAAATCATCCTTAACTTAAAACAAGTACGTTTTAAAAAAGTTGGTGATTCTGGTGATTCTGAAAAAGTTTTCATTTTAGTAAACGGTCAAGATCAGTTTACTGCTGGAGATATTACAAAATTCTCTAACAACTTCGAGGTTCTTAACCCTGATTTCGTTATTTGTAACATGGAAAAAACAGTGACTTTAGAGGTAGAATTAACTATCAATAAAGGACGCGGTTATGTTCCAGCTGAAGAAAATAAAATTAATGATGCTGTAGTTGGCGTGATCGCAATCGATTCGATCTTTACACCAATGAAAAATGTAAAATACTCGATTGAAAATTATCGTGTTGAACAAAAGACAGATTATGAAAAATTAATATTAGATATCTCTACAGATGGTTCAATCCATCCTGAAGAAGCACTAAAAGAAGCTGCGAAGATCTTAATCCAGCACTTTATGTTGTTCTCTGATGAGAATTTAGTATTGGAATCTCAAGCTAAAGAAGAAACTAAAGAAGTAGACGAGGAAATCTTGCATATGCGTAAGATCCTTAAAACTGAATTGGTTGATTTAGATCTTTCTGTACGTGCATTAAACTGCTTAAAAGCAGCCGATATCCGTACTTTAGCTGACCTGGTTTCTTACGATGTTGCTGATATGTTAAAATTCAGAAACTTCGGTAAAAAATCACTGACAGAGATTCAGGAATTGGTGAAATCTAAAAGCTTATCTTTCGGTATGAACTTATCGAAATTTAAATTAGACGAAGAGTAA
- the secY gene encoding preprotein translocase subunit SecY, translating to MKKLFTTLSNIWKIQELKERIVFTLMILLVYRFVSHVVLPGVDATLLGNNEKSGLLGLLDMFAGGSFSRVSILALGVMPYISASIVVQLLGIAVPSFQKMQKEGESGRKKLNQITRYLTVAITAVQAVGYVKTQVPAEAIVIDHALFYVMATFVLAAGTLFVMWLGEKITDKGIGNGISLIIMVGIIARLPIALYQEITSRFVGAGLIALVVEIVALFAVVMFTIMIVQGVRKVPVQYAKRIVGNRQFGGVRQYIPLKVNAAGVMPIIFAQALMFIPGFIPQFFPSLQNTWLVQFSDYTSLAYSLTFGFLIIAFTFFYTAITVNPTQMSDDMKKNGGFIPGIKPGLATSSFIDDVISKITFPGAVFLAIIAILPSIAVKFGIKSEFAHFYGGTSLLILVGVVLDTLQQIESYLLMRHYDGLMKTGRVTGRTGIPAAASGSNAVI from the coding sequence ATGAAGAAGCTGTTTACTACTTTAAGTAATATTTGGAAAATTCAAGAATTGAAAGAGCGTATTGTATTTACGCTCATGATTCTTTTGGTTTATAGGTTTGTATCTCATGTGGTTCTTCCAGGTGTTGATGCAACTCTTTTAGGCAATAATGAGAAGTCTGGACTTTTGGGTCTCTTGGATATGTTTGCCGGAGGTTCGTTTTCACGGGTATCTATCCTTGCCTTGGGTGTTATGCCTTATATTTCTGCCTCAATTGTAGTTCAGCTATTAGGTATTGCTGTTCCTTCCTTCCAGAAAATGCAAAAGGAGGGTGAAAGTGGCAGGAAGAAACTAAATCAAATTACGCGTTACCTGACGGTAGCCATCACAGCTGTTCAGGCTGTAGGTTACGTTAAAACACAGGTTCCAGCAGAAGCAATCGTTATTGATCATGCTTTGTTCTATGTAATGGCAACATTCGTGTTGGCAGCAGGAACATTGTTTGTGATGTGGTTAGGTGAGAAAATCACCGATAAAGGTATTGGAAATGGTATTTCACTGATCATCATGGTTGGTATTATCGCCAGATTGCCAATCGCTTTATACCAGGAGATTACTTCAAGATTTGTTGGCGCAGGCTTAATAGCCCTTGTCGTGGAAATTGTTGCCTTATTTGCAGTAGTGATGTTTACCATCATGATTGTTCAGGGTGTACGTAAAGTACCTGTTCAATATGCGAAAAGGATTGTTGGTAACAGACAGTTTGGTGGAGTAAGACAGTACATCCCTTTAAAGGTGAATGCTGCCGGTGTAATGCCGATCATCTTTGCTCAGGCATTGATGTTTATTCCAGGGTTTATTCCTCAGTTCTTTCCTTCCCTGCAAAATACCTGGTTGGTTCAGTTCAGTGACTATACTTCATTAGCGTATAGCTTAACATTTGGCTTTTTAATCATTGCATTTACATTCTTTTATACTGCAATTACTGTTAACCCTACTCAGATGTCGGACGACATGAAGAAGAATGGTGGTTTCATTCCTGGTATCAAACCGGGTCTTGCTACCTCAAGCTTCATAGATGATGTAATTTCGAAGATCACCTTCCCAGGTGCTGTCTTCCTGGCCATCATTGCGATCCTTCCTTCTATAGCGGTTAAATTCGGTATCAAGTCGGAGTTTGCCCATTTCTATGGTGGAACTTCCTTATTGATCCTGGTAGGTGTAGTATTGGATACTTTGCAACAAATCGAAAGTTATTTGTTAATGCGTCATTATGATGGTTTAATGAAAACAGGCAGGGTTACCGGCCGCACAGGAATTCCTGCTGCAGCAAGTGGTAGCAATGCGGTGATCTAA
- the rpsN gene encoding 30S ribosomal protein S14 has protein sequence MAKEGVKAREIKRQKLVAKYADKRAELKAAGDYEGLDKLPKNSSAVRLHNRCKLTGRPRGYMRTFGISRVLFRDMALAGKIPGVRKASW, from the coding sequence ATGGCAAAAGAAGGTGTAAAAGCTCGCGAAATTAAGCGCCAAAAATTGGTGGCTAAATATGCTGATAAACGTGCAGAACTTAAAGCTGCTGGTGATTATGAAGGATTAGATAAGTTACCAAAAAACTCATCTGCAGTACGTTTACACAACCGTTGTAAATTAACTGGACGTCCTCGTGGTTACATGCGTACTTTCGGTATATCAAGGGTATTGTTCCGTGATATGGCTTTAGCAGGTAAAATCCCTGGAGTAAGAAAAGCAAGCTGGTAA
- the rpmD gene encoding 50S ribosomal protein L30, whose product MAKIKITQVKSIIDRSERQKRTMKALGLTKMNQSVEVEANAAIIGMVRKVNHLVAIESI is encoded by the coding sequence ATGGCTAAGATCAAAATAACCCAGGTAAAAAGCATTATCGATAGAAGCGAACGCCAAAAAAGAACGATGAAAGCATTAGGTTTAACTAAAATGAACCAAAGTGTTGAAGTGGAAGCTAACGCTGCCATCATCGGAATGGTGAGAAAAGTGAATCACTTAGTTGCTATAGAGAGTATATAA
- the rplN gene encoding 50S ribosomal protein L14: MVQQESRLNVADNSGAKEVLVIRVLGGTGKRYASIGDKIVVTVKSALPSGNIKKGTVSKAVVVRTRKEIRRKDGSYIRFDDNAAVLLNAQDEPRGTRIFGPVARELREKQFMKIVSLAPEVL; encoded by the coding sequence ATGGTACAACAGGAATCAAGATTAAACGTAGCCGACAATAGCGGCGCAAAAGAAGTATTGGTTATCCGTGTACTTGGTGGTACTGGAAAAAGATATGCTTCTATTGGTGACAAAATCGTTGTTACCGTTAAAAGTGCATTGCCTTCTGGTAACATCAAAAAAGGAACCGTTTCTAAAGCAGTGGTTGTAAGAACAAGAAAAGAAATCAGACGTAAAGATGGTTCTTACATTCGTTTCGACGACAATGCAGCAGTATTATTAAATGCACAAGATGAGCCGCGTGGTACACGTATTTTCGGCCCGGTAGCAAGAGAACTGCGTGAAAAACAATTCATGAAAATTGTATCATTAGCACCGGAGGTATTATAA
- the rpsM gene encoding 30S ribosomal protein S13, with translation MARISGIDLPRNKRGEIGLTYIFGVGRSTAQRILTEAGIDFNKKVQDWSDDELSAIRTIINDGVKVEGALRSEVQLNIKRLMDIGCYRGLRHRKGLPVRGQRTKNNSRTRKGKRKTVANKKKATK, from the coding sequence ATGGCAAGGATATCAGGTATTGATTTACCAAGAAACAAAAGAGGCGAAATTGGTCTTACTTACATCTTCGGAGTAGGAAGATCAACTGCTCAACGTATTTTAACGGAAGCAGGTATCGATTTTAACAAGAAAGTACAGGACTGGTCTGATGATGAGTTATCAGCGATCCGTACCATCATCAACGACGGCGTAAAAGTAGAAGGTGCTTTACGTTCAGAAGTTCAGTTGAACATTAAACGTTTAATGGATATCGGTTGTTACCGTGGATTACGTCACAGAAAAGGTTTGCCGGTACGTGGACAACGTACTAAAAACAACTCTCGTACACGTAAAGGCAAGAGAAAAACAGTTGCTAACAAGAAAAAAGCTACTAAATAA
- the rpmJ gene encoding 50S ribosomal protein L36: MKVRSSIKKRSADCKIIRRKGKLFVINKKNPKYKQRQG; the protein is encoded by the coding sequence ATGAAAGTTAGGTCATCAATTAAAAAACGTAGCGCTGATTGCAAGATTATTCGTCGTAAAGGTAAACTTTTCGTGATTAACAAGAAAAATCCAAAATACAAGCAACGTCAAGGTTAA
- the rplE gene encoding 50S ribosomal protein L5, giving the protein MTYVPRLKSKYKEEIVTALKDKFNYKSVMQVPKLEKISINQGVGRFSVTDKKIMDSSILEMTTIAGQQAVGAKSKKDISNFKLRKGMPVGVRVTLRDNNMYEFLDRLISVALPRIRDFKGINDKGFDGKGNYTLGVTEQIIFPEINIDKISKILGMDITFVTSATTDVEALELLKQFGLPFKNQNNTNS; this is encoded by the coding sequence ATGACTTACGTACCAAGATTAAAAAGTAAATATAAAGAGGAAATTGTAACTGCACTTAAAGATAAGTTCAATTACAAAAGCGTTATGCAGGTTCCTAAGTTAGAGAAAATCTCAATCAACCAGGGTGTTGGTCGTTTCTCTGTAACTGACAAAAAGATTATGGACAGCTCTATTTTAGAGATGACTACAATCGCAGGTCAACAAGCAGTTGGAGCGAAATCTAAAAAAGATATCTCAAACTTTAAATTACGTAAAGGTATGCCGGTTGGTGTACGTGTAACTTTGCGCGATAACAACATGTATGAGTTTTTAGATCGTTTAATTTCCGTAGCTTTACCTCGTATCCGTGATTTCAAAGGTATCAATGATAAAGGATTTGATGGAAAAGGTAACTACACATTAGGAGTTACTGAACAAATCATCTTCCCAGAGATCAACATCGACAAAATCAGCAAGATTTTAGGTATGGATATTACGTTTGTAACCAGCGCTACTACTGATGTTGAAGCATTGGAATTATTAAAACAATTTGGATTACCATTTAAAAACCAAAATAACACAAATTCATAA
- the rpsH gene encoding 30S ribosomal protein S8 has protein sequence MNTDPIADYLTRVRNAIKANHRIVEIPASNLKKEITKVLFDKGYIANYKFEDTTAQGTIKIALKYNAITKIPAIRTLTRISKPGLRQYAGVENMPRVLNGLGIAILSTSKGVMTDKEAAKLNIGGEVLCHVY, from the coding sequence ATGAATACAGATCCAATAGCAGATTATCTTACAAGAGTAAGAAATGCCATCAAGGCAAATCACAGAATTGTAGAAATTCCTGCATCAAACCTTAAAAAAGAAATCACTAAAGTTCTTTTTGACAAAGGTTACATTGCTAATTACAAGTTTGAGGACACTACGGCTCAAGGAACGATCAAAATCGCTTTGAAATACAATGCGATCACTAAGATCCCTGCAATCCGTACATTGACCCGTATCAGCAAACCAGGTTTAAGGCAATATGCCGGCGTAGAAAATATGCCAAGAGTATTAAACGGTTTAGGTATCGCCATCTTGTCTACATCTAAAGGTGTGATGACAGATAAAGAAGCAGCCAAACTGAACATTGGTGGCGAGGTTTTGTGTCACGTTTATTAA
- the rplO gene encoding 50S ribosomal protein L15 — MNLSNLKPAAGSTKNNKRIGRGTGSGRGGTSTRGHKGAGSRSGHKTKIGFEGGQMPLQRRVPKVGFKPINRVEYVSVNLDVLQGLAEKFSLTTIDFATLQDHGLAHKNDLVKILGRGEVKTKLEVKAHAFSATAQKAIEAVGGSIEKL; from the coding sequence ATGAACTTAAGTAATCTTAAACCTGCAGCAGGTTCAACAAAAAACAACAAGAGAATTGGTCGTGGTACCGGTTCCGGACGCGGTGGAACATCTACACGTGGACACAAAGGTGCTGGATCACGTTCAGGTCACAAAACTAAAATCGGTTTTGAGGGTGGACAAATGCCATTGCAACGTCGTGTACCTAAGGTAGGTTTCAAACCTATTAACCGCGTTGAATATGTAAGCGTTAACTTAGACGTATTACAAGGATTAGCAGAGAAATTTAGCTTAACTACAATTGATTTTGCTACATTGCAGGATCACGGTTTAGCTCATAAAAATGACCTTGTTAAAATTCTTGGTCGTGGTGAAGTTAAAACTAAGTTAGAAGTTAAAGCACATGCTTTTTCTGCAACCGCACAAAAAGCTATTGAGGCTGTTGGAGGCTCAATCGAAAAATTGTAA
- the rpsE gene encoding 30S ribosomal protein S5 has product MKRVKTSEIELKDRLVSIQRVAKVTKGGRTFSFSAIVVVGDENGIVGYGLGKAKEVTEAIAKGIDDAKKNLVKVPLLNGTVPHEQIGKFSGGFVLIKPAAVGTGVIAGGAMRAVLESAGVHNVLAKSKGSSNPHNVVKATVDALTKMRDAYTVAQQRGVDLNKVFNG; this is encoded by the coding sequence ATAAAAAGAGTTAAGACTAGCGAGATCGAATTAAAAGATCGTTTAGTTAGCATACAACGTGTTGCCAAAGTAACTAAAGGTGGACGTACTTTCAGCTTCTCAGCCATCGTGGTTGTTGGAGATGAAAACGGAATCGTAGGTTACGGTTTAGGTAAAGCAAAAGAGGTAACTGAAGCAATCGCTAAAGGTATCGATGATGCTAAAAAGAACTTGGTAAAAGTTCCTCTGTTAAACGGTACTGTTCCTCATGAGCAAATCGGTAAATTCTCTGGTGGTTTTGTATTAATCAAACCAGCAGCGGTAGGTACAGGTGTTATTGCTGGTGGTGCAATGCGTGCGGTATTAGAGAGTGCAGGAGTACATAACGTACTTGCAAAGTCTAAAGGTTCATCAAATCCTCACAACGTGGTAAAAGCAACTGTTGATGCTTTAACTAAAATGCGCGATGCTTATACTGTCGCTCAGCAACGTGGTGTCGATTTAAATAAAGTTTTTAACGGATAA